In a single window of the Salmo trutta chromosome 23, fSalTru1.1, whole genome shotgun sequence genome:
- the LOC115159679 gene encoding uncharacterized protein LOC115159679: MHRGVNLGFSHPVTHIVSGVAPVEHELTWNTMGVRPSVAWIAYHHTTTTGQTFHGAMVQKAQGARGWVQHTLVQLQEILAERYSTAEPVRIFPSRPEPQRLKPSVIILGEQGKTGIHRQTHKEAKQLSLESQSSPKKKSGVKIDASVQMDFDGPYSLDERLIKQQDVFQVDILHTEGSSKGRPDVELVVIAEIPDVSPEVPTPERPRATAPLTTLTTSSLNSVERILWFNAVSDGDDTKYKLTNGFIGLLRKNRDFLSKPQREVQPALVRRSQDKNGERVDNKGQTDHPKEPSGAEEEDGASESLISTTISQTVGETINDQEPTLMTEPTESTDEPSATTDSLQTERTEETESAMTEMVDEQEFPSTLPTPTTESLQTKFIDETETVNTNGGNDPEEPESTSESLISTTISQTVGETINDQEPTLMTEPTESTDEPSPTTDSLQTECTEETESAMTEMVDEQEFPSTLPTPTTESLQTKFIDETETVNTNGGNDPEEPESTSESLMSTTISQTVGETINNQEPTLMTEPTESTDEPSATTDSLQTERTGETESAMIEMVDEQEFPSTLPTPTTESLQTRFTDETETVNTNGGNNPEEPESTSESLISTTISQTVGETINDQEPTLMTEPTESIDEPSATTDSLQTERTEETESAMTEMVDEHEFPSTLPTPTTESLQIKFIDETETVNTNGGNDPEEPESTSESLISTTISQTVGETINDQEPTLMTEPTESTDEPSATTDSLQTERTGETESAMIEMVDEQEFPTTLPTPTTESLQTRFTDETETVNTNGGNDPEEPESTSESLISTTISQTVGETINDQEPTLMTEPTESTDEPSATTDSLQTECTDETENPPTERIDELRPTDGSPETEITENRTENVEEPTTPVEETDNPTTENVEEPSPTIEESTAHDKHIPTTFSPETENPPTKTTQETGNQLTESVHVSLHIPKILKTEHETDFPVLPVCKGLVHRTDAAISHCRERMSLTPGKRSNETSASYDVSRELLYITITPETTDPSSESLTICENETEDRDPSSDDSNLSYPSSKDEHFYYSNGKLKRIRNNINPKEYATDTAPGEVTEAPETTGPESITIPVDETEDGGPSEISQTDGEEHHKEHESIIDINNPSSDDNDEHFYYFNGKQKKVRNNFYPKVDDMLNTHHSHSSKIAEGEINVKSISDSLISQEKRDLTSGESLRRHKRNTSNGHHYHSDPSGSVKMRLMNADVMSQNVHTERTESQTKLEMLEPTTASESDREINTHSERRELSSEIQVNTTHDKQSVNLALTMPQGHNASLLDKKLPITQPTGQQTLLKSHDGSEPNGQTLKTTLCHGLIHRLGSVTYCLWRNYRYKAQRKHIYNETPATQGQQDSGDNKPHTWKPKDSNNRVTVTPIPSQPDQTDVTAISTSEEPGLAGDTSGALIVKTADELRGGGKVLTILRSHSLLMDGFLICRGLVSRETLSLKRCVVRMKQKKNVNN; this comes from the coding sequence ATGCATAGAGGGGTCAACTTAGGCTTTTCGCATCCTGTTACACATATCGTTAGTGGAGTGGCCCCAGTTGAGCATGAGCTAACCTGGAATACCATGGGTGTCAGACCTAGCGTTGCTTGGATCGCTTATCACCATACTACCACCACAGGACAGACCTTCCATGGAGCGATGGTTCAGAAAGCCCAAGGGGCCAGGGGCTGGGTCCAGCACACCTTGGTCCAACTGCAGGAGATCCTGGCTGAGAGATACTCAACAGCTGAGCCTGTGAGGATATTCCCCAGCCGTCCTGAACCACAAAGACTCAAACCAAGTGTGATCATTCTCGGAGAGCAAGGAAAAACTGGGATACACAGGCAGACTCACAAAGAAGCAAAACAACTGAGTCTGGAGTCACAGTCCAGTCCTAAAAAGAAGTCAGGTGTAAAGATTGATGCCTCTGTCCAGATGGATTTTGATGGACCTTACTCATTAGATGAGAGGCTAATCAAACAGCAAGATGTTTTCCAAGTAGACATACTTCACACTGAGGGCTCATCAAAGGGAAGGCCAGATGTTGAGCTAGTGGTCATTGCAGAGATACCTGACGTGTCACCGGAAGTTCCAACACCAGAGAGGCCTAGGGCAACAGCCCCCCTCACAACACTGACAACTTCCTCACTTAACAGCGTAGAAAGAATATTGTGGTTTAATGCTGTGTCTGATGGAGATGACACCAAATATAAACTGACCAATGGATTCATAGGGTTACTCAGGAAAAATAGAGATTTCCTGAGTAAGCCGCAACGTGAGGTACAACCCGCTCTGGTGAGACGGAGTCAAGATAAAAATGGGGAACGAGTGGACAATAAAGGACAAACAGACCACCCAAAAGAACCTTCAGGAGCTGAGGAAGAGGATGGCGCTTCAGAATCTTTAATATCTACAACAATCTCACAAACAGTAGGTGAAACCATAAACGATCAAGAACCTACACTCATGACAGAACCAACAGAAAGTACAGATGAACCTTCAGCCACCACAGACAGCTTGCAGACAGAGCGCACAGAGGAAACTGAGAGTGCAATGACAGAAATGGTAGATGAACAAGAATTCCCTAGTACACTCCCCACACCTACAACTGAAAGCCTACAAACCAAGTTTATAGATGAAACAGAGACAGTCAACACAAATGGGGGGAACGACCCTGAGGAACCGGAGTCCACTTCAGAATCTTTAATATCTACAACAATCTCACAAACAGTAGGTGAAACCATAAACGATCAAGAACCGACACTCATGACAGAACCAACAGAAAGTACAGATGAACCTTCACCTACCACAGACAGCTTGCAGACAGAGTGCACAGAGGAAACTGAGAGTGCAATGACAGAAATGGTAGATGAACAAGAATTCCCTAGTACACTCCCCACACCTACAACTGAAAGCCTACAAACCAAGTTTATAGATGAAACAGAGACAGTCAACACAAATGGGGGGAACGACCCTGAGGAACCAGAGTCCACTTCAGAATCTTTAATGTCTACAACAATCTCACAAACAGTAGGTGAAACCATAAACAATCAAGAACCTACACTCATGACAGAACCAACAGAAAGTACAGATGAACCTTCAGCTACCACAGACAGCTTGCAGACAGAGCGCACAGGGGAAACTGAGAGTGCAATGATAGAAATGGTAGATGAACAAGAATTCCCTAGTACACTCCCCACACCTACAACAGAAAGCCTACAAACCAGGTTTACAGATGAAACAGAGACAGTCAACACAAATGGGGGGAACAACCCTGAGGAACCAGAGTCCACTTCAGAATCTTTAATATCTACAACAATCTCACAAACAGTAGGTGAAACCATAAACGATCAAGAACCTACACTCATGACAGAACCAACAGAAAGTATAGATGAACCTTCAGCCACCACAGACAGCTTGCAGACAGAGCGCACAGAGGAAACTGAGAGTGCAATGACAGAAATGGTAGATGAACATGAATTCCCTAGTACACTCCCCACACCTACAACTGAAAGCCTACAAATCAAGTTTATAGATGAAACAGAGACAGTCAACACAAATGGGGGGAACGACCCTGAGGAACCGGAGTCCACTTCAGAATCTTTAATATCTACAACAATCTCACAAACAGTAGGTGAAACCATAAACGATCAAGAACCTACACTCATGACAGAACCAACAGAAAGTACAGATGAACCTTCAGCTACCACAGACAGCTTGCAGACAGAGCGCACAGGGGAAACTGAGAGTGCAATGATAGAAATGGTAGATGAACAAGAATTCCCTACTACACTCCCCACACCTACAACTGAAAGCCTACAAACCAGGTTTACAGATGAAACAGAGACAGTCAACACAAATGGGGGGAACGACCCTGAGGAACCGGAGTCCACTTCAGAATCTTTAATATCTACAACAATCTCACAAACAGTAGGTGAAACCATAAACGATCAAGAACCTACACTCATGACAGAACCAACAGAAAGTACAGATGAACCTTCAGCTACCACAGACAGCTTGCAGACAGAGTGCACAGATGAAACTGAAAATCCACCAACAGAACGTATAGATGAACTGCGTCCTACAGATGGTAGTCCAGAAACTGAGATTACAGAAAATCGAACAGAAAATGTAGAAGAGCCAACAACTCCCGTTGAAGAAACAGACAATCCAACAACAGAAAATGTAGAAGAACCATCACCTACCATAGAAGAAAGTACAGCACATGACAAGCACATACCCACTACATTTAGCCCAGAGACTGAAAATCCACCCACAAAAACTACCCAAGAAACAGGTAATCAACTAACAGAAAGTGTTCACGTATCTTTACACATACCAAAAATCTTGAAGACAGAACATGAAACGGACTTTCCAGTTTTGCCGGTTTGCAAAGGATTGGTCCATCGAACTGATGCCGCAATAAGTCACTGTAGGGAAAGAATGAGTTTGACTCCAGGGAAGAGATCAAATGAGACAAGTGCCTCATACGATGTATCAAGAGAACTACTCTACATCACAATCACCCCAGAGACAACAGATCCAAGCTCAGAATCACTGACCATATGTGAGAatgagacagaggacagagatcCTAGTTCAGACGATAGCAACCTGTCCTATCCATCCAGCAAAGATGAACATTTCTACTACTCTAATGGAAAGCTGAAGAGAATCCGAAATAACATAAATCCTAAAGAGTACGCTACAGACACTGCACCAGGAGAAGTCACTGAGGCCCCAGAAACAACAGGCCCAGAATCAATAACCATACCTGTGGATGAGACAGAGGATGGAGGTCCTAGTGAAATCAGCCAAACAGATGGAGAAGAGCATCACAAGGAGCATGAGTCAATTATAGACATTAACAACCCGTCCAGCGATGACAATGATGAacatttttactactttaatggAAAGCAGAAGAAAGTCAGAAATAACTTCTATCCTAAGGTGGACGATATGTTAAATACACACCACAGCCATAGCTCCAAAATCGCTGAAGGGGAAATTAATGTCAAAAGTATATCTGATTCTTTGATCTCACAGGAGAAAAGAGACTTAACATCTGGGGAAAGTCTCAGAAGACATAAACGCAATACTTCAAATGGTCATCATTACCATTCTGACCCATCAGGTAGTGTCAAAATGAGGCTGATGAATGCTGATGTGATGTCTCAGAATgtccacacagagagaacagagagtcaAACCAAGTTGGAGATGCTAGAGCCAACCACAGCATCCGAATCAGACAGAGAGATCAACACACATTCAGAGAGAAGAGAGCTATCCTCTGAGATACAAGTAAACACAACCCATGACAAACAGTCAGTGAATCTGGCTCTGACCATGCCTCAGGGCCACAATGCCTCTCTATTGGACAAAAAGTTGCCTATAACCCAACCAACTGGACAGCAGACTTTGTTGAAGTCACACGATGGCTCAGAGCCCAATGGACAGACGCTAAAGACAACCCTCTGCCATGGCCTAATTCACCGTTTGGGATCTGTGACATACTGTTTATGGAGGAACTACCGTTACAAGGCCCAGAGAAAGCATATCTACAATGAGACTCCGGCCACCCAGGGCCAACAGGACTCAGGAGACAATAAACCTCACACCTGGAAGCCTAAGGACAGTAATAACCGTGTCACCGTGACCCCAATTCCCTCTCAACCAGACCAGACAGATGTCACAGCTATTAGCACCTCTGAAGAGCCAGGTTTGGCAGGTGACACCTCAGGGGCATTGATAGTTAAAACAGCAGACGAACTCAGGGGCGGAGGGAAAGTCCTGACAATCCTCCGTAGCCATTCTTTACTCATGGATGGCTTTCTTATTTGCAGGGGTCTTGTGAGTCGAGAAACCCTATCCCTGAAGAGATGTGTTGTTAGAATGAAACAGAAGAAAAATGTCAACAATTAG